In a genomic window of Spirosoma agri:
- a CDS encoding YncE family protein — MTVSNCLLSGICLVLLTLFTTACQVNDGPPSPYEAGAYIVNAGTPSAGNGSISYFSRRTTTLTGDIFAVANGRTLTGTVQDYVEVDGKGVILVDNNATGLDRVEIVESGTFKSIVTFQAPDVENPRFVVYAAANKAYVSCWDATLTGSGYILVLNLASRTIAKKIPVTKGPERMVVIGKEVFVGSVGGEQVLTVINTDTDELVQPGIAVGANGNPIALDANSNLWAYVSSTNEMVRINPTSKIVEARLKVGSGPKVLSSITLSADKKQFFFVNSFNDPADNGRLKGETYRFSINDTSIPATTPFIRRLFSGLGVDSGDSRGLIYAAVTPSFNQPGYVLRYQPSGALVDSFKVDIAPTRFYFR, encoded by the coding sequence ATGACAGTCAGTAATTGTTTGCTTAGCGGTATTTGCCTCGTTCTACTTACATTATTTACCACAGCCTGTCAGGTGAACGATGGGCCTCCCTCCCCTTACGAAGCGGGTGCTTACATTGTGAATGCGGGTACTCCTTCGGCGGGTAATGGCTCTATTTCGTATTTTTCCCGTCGAACAACGACCTTAACAGGAGACATTTTTGCGGTTGCTAATGGCCGAACGCTAACCGGAACAGTACAGGATTACGTTGAAGTGGATGGAAAGGGTGTGATTCTGGTCGACAACAATGCAACCGGGCTGGATCGGGTCGAGATTGTTGAATCGGGCACGTTCAAATCGATCGTAACGTTCCAGGCTCCCGATGTCGAGAACCCGCGCTTTGTTGTGTATGCCGCTGCCAACAAAGCTTACGTTAGCTGCTGGGATGCAACGCTGACCGGGTCTGGTTATATTCTGGTCCTGAATCTGGCTTCCCGAACCATTGCCAAAAAAATTCCGGTTACGAAAGGCCCCGAACGTATGGTGGTCATTGGCAAGGAAGTTTTTGTCGGTAGTGTCGGTGGCGAACAGGTGCTGACGGTCATTAACACCGATACCGATGAACTGGTACAACCGGGTATTGCTGTGGGCGCAAATGGCAATCCAATTGCACTCGATGCAAACAGTAATCTCTGGGCTTACGTCTCCTCCACCAATGAGATGGTTCGTATCAATCCGACCAGCAAGATTGTGGAGGCCCGGCTTAAAGTTGGCAGTGGTCCCAAAGTGCTCAGTTCGATTACCTTAAGCGCCGATAAAAAACAGTTCTTCTTCGTTAACTCCTTCAACGATCCGGCTGACAATGGCCGCTTAAAAGGGGAAACGTACCGGTTCTCGATCAACGATACGAGTATTCCGGCCACCACACCCTTCATCCGGCGGTTGTTCAGCGGTCTGGGCGTCGATTCCGGTGATTCGCGAGGATTGATCTATGCCGCTGTGACGCCATCCTTCAATCAACCCGGTTACGTATTACGCTATCAGCCGAGCGGTGCCCTGGTCGATTCCTTTAAAGTAGACATCGCCCCTACCCGGTTTTACTTTCGGTAA
- a CDS encoding bifunctional adenosylcobinamide kinase/adenosylcobinamide-phosphate guanylyltransferase, giving the protein MMSTPPRQQPYLHLVTGGARSGKSRYAQQLARDWSETPVYVATAKVWDDEFAQRVSRHQDDRGPEWTVFEELRQVSQLPISERVVVIDCVTLWLTNFFSDTKSDVNESLRLFRAEIDALLLLPGQFIIVTNELGMGLHAETAIGRAFTDLQGWANQYVASRADAVTLMVSGLPMTVKAPLR; this is encoded by the coding sequence ATGATGTCTACCCCGCCCCGGCAACAACCCTATCTTCATCTGGTCACGGGTGGCGCGCGGAGCGGTAAAAGCCGGTACGCGCAGCAACTGGCCCGTGACTGGAGCGAAACGCCCGTTTACGTGGCAACGGCTAAAGTCTGGGACGATGAATTCGCGCAACGGGTGTCGCGTCATCAGGACGATCGCGGCCCGGAATGGACCGTTTTCGAAGAACTTCGTCAGGTGAGCCAACTGCCTATTTCTGAGCGGGTCGTGGTGATCGATTGCGTAACACTCTGGCTGACCAACTTTTTTAGTGATACGAAAAGCGATGTGAACGAGTCGTTGCGACTATTTCGGGCGGAGATCGATGCGCTTCTCTTATTGCCGGGTCAATTCATCATTGTGACCAACGAGTTGGGAATGGGCCTTCATGCTGAGACGGCGATTGGTCGGGCCTTCACCGACCTTCAGGGATGGGCCAATCAATACGTAGCCAGCCGGGCCGACGCGGTTACCCTGATGGTGAGCGGATTACCGATGACGGTTAAAGCGCCCCTCCGATGA
- a CDS encoding DUF6580 family putative transport protein — protein sequence MKQQFNPRLTVLLLFIVLAAVLRIANSAQWSPVANFTPIGAMALFGGSYIQNRWKAFGLPLLTLFLSDLFINIVLYHGQFGIMYSGWYWIYGVFALIVWYGKVLVQNVTIKNVLVAALVASVSHWLLADTSVWLAGGLDLRTNLPLTRDFAGWLQCITQGFPYMRNFLAGTLAYGTLFFGTFEWLQNRYPKLAIA from the coding sequence ATGAAACAACAATTCAATCCCCGGCTAACGGTCCTGCTGCTGTTTATTGTGCTAGCGGCTGTCCTGCGCATTGCCAACTCGGCCCAATGGTCGCCGGTTGCCAATTTTACCCCCATTGGGGCGATGGCGCTTTTCGGCGGATCGTACATCCAGAACCGCTGGAAAGCCTTCGGTTTGCCGCTGCTGACGCTGTTCCTGAGCGATCTATTCATCAATATCGTGCTCTACCACGGCCAGTTTGGTATCATGTACAGTGGCTGGTATTGGATCTATGGCGTTTTTGCCCTCATCGTCTGGTATGGCAAGGTGCTGGTCCAGAACGTGACGATCAAGAACGTGCTCGTAGCGGCTCTGGTGGCATCCGTATCGCACTGGTTACTGGCTGATACCAGCGTGTGGCTGGCGGGCGGGCTCGATCTGCGGACCAATCTGCCCCTAACGCGTGATTTTGCCGGCTGGCTACAGTGCATTACGCAGGGCTTCCCGTACATGCGGAACTTTCTGGCGGGTACGCTGGCGTATGGTACCCTGTTCTTCGGAACATTCGAGTGGTTGCAGAATCGCTACCCAAAGCTGGCAATAGCCTAA
- a CDS encoding 3-keto-disaccharide hydrolase — MNNRRSKNWPILCSLLLMNFGLVSMIPPLPVSSASQSSATGWRQLFNGTDLTGWKHVGKGRMSVEKGMIRGHGGLGLLYWTNEKFSNCTIRVVYKMQKFNSNSGVFIRVPIEPYEEWMPVFYGYEVQIDNHPETSKEDDYHITGTLYSLTKPLAKPGEPGPEWNTMDITLDGLRTIVQVNGVKVTDYREGDPVPPRKFDFEPHHGPRPASGYIGLQNHGDNDVVYFKEVSVKPLH; from the coding sequence ATGAACAACAGACGTTCAAAAAACTGGCCAATTCTCTGCTCGCTCTTGCTGATGAACTTTGGTCTGGTATCAATGATCCCCCCTTTGCCAGTCTCATCAGCGAGCCAGTCTAGTGCAACGGGTTGGCGACAGCTGTTCAACGGCACTGATCTTACCGGCTGGAAGCACGTGGGCAAGGGCCGTATGTCCGTCGAAAAGGGCATGATTCGTGGCCACGGCGGATTAGGTTTGTTATACTGGACGAACGAAAAATTTAGCAACTGCACAATCCGGGTGGTCTATAAAATGCAGAAATTCAACAGCAATTCGGGCGTATTTATCAGAGTACCCATCGAGCCGTACGAAGAATGGATGCCTGTTTTTTATGGGTACGAAGTGCAGATCGATAACCATCCCGAAACCTCCAAGGAGGACGACTATCACATTACCGGAACGCTTTACTCCCTAACCAAACCATTAGCGAAGCCCGGCGAACCCGGTCCGGAATGGAACACGATGGACATTACACTGGACGGACTACGGACGATCGTTCAGGTCAACGGCGTGAAGGTGACTGATTATCGGGAAGGCGATCCGGTGCCGCCCCGTAAGTTTGATTTTGAACCTCACCACGGGCCTCGGCCTGCATCCGGCTACATTGGCTTACAGAATCACGGGGATAACGATGTTGTCTATTTCAAGGAAGTGTCCGTCAAACCATTACACTAA
- a CDS encoding ribonucleoside-diphosphate reductase subunit alpha yields MYVIKRDGRRESVKFDKITARIEKLCYGLDPAYVQPVEVAMKVVNGLYDGVKTTELDNLAAETAASMTTKHPDYAILAARIAISNLHKDTNKSFSGTIKRLYTYEDPKTGENASLISKEVYEVVRHHAALLDSTIIYDRDYGYDYFGYKTLEKSYLLKIDGRIAERPQHMLMRVAVGIHMDDIDAAIETYNLLSEKWFTHATPTLFNAGTPKPQMSSCFLLTMKDDSIDGIYDTLKQTAKISQSAGGIGLSIHNVRATGTYIKGTNGTSNGIVPMLRVFNDTARYVDQGGGKRKGSFAIYLEPWHADIYDFLDLKKNSGKEEGRARDLFYALWTPDLFMKRVEDNDVWSLFCPHECPGLADCYGDEFEALYTRYEREGRARRTIKAQDLWYKILESQTETGTPYMLYKDAANKKSNQKNLGTIKSSNLCTEIIEYTAPDEVAVCNLASIALPKFIARGTDGVMRFDHQKLYEVTKTATRNLNKIIDINYYPVEEARRSNMRHRPIGIGVQGLADAFIMLRMPFESDEARRLNEDIFETIYFGAMTSSMEQAKEEGPYETWKGSPISQGVFQFDMWGVKPKSNRWDWESLRKDVVEHGVRNSLLLAPMPTASTSQILGNNECFEPYTSNIYTRRVLSGEFVVVNKHLLKDLVKLGLWNDAMKNNLILANGSIQSIPNIPQNIKDLYKTVWEIKQKHIIDMAADRGAYICQSQSLNIHIQDSNFGKLTSMHFYAWKAGLKTGMYYLRTKAASDAVKFTVVQPQAEPQLEPVMVEAVTVEKPLDYVQYAKEHAQNAAPVPVPMVTDLEQQYAAMTCSLDDPEGCEMCGS; encoded by the coding sequence ATGTACGTAATCAAACGTGACGGACGCCGGGAGTCGGTCAAGTTCGACAAGATTACCGCCAGAATCGAAAAACTGTGCTACGGTCTTGATCCAGCTTATGTTCAGCCAGTTGAGGTAGCCATGAAGGTGGTTAACGGTCTCTACGATGGTGTAAAAACTACTGAACTTGATAACCTAGCTGCCGAAACAGCGGCTTCGATGACCACCAAGCACCCCGATTATGCCATTCTGGCCGCTCGGATTGCGATCTCGAACTTACACAAAGACACGAATAAGTCGTTCTCTGGCACCATCAAACGGCTCTACACGTACGAAGATCCGAAAACGGGCGAGAACGCATCCCTGATCTCGAAGGAAGTTTACGAAGTGGTGCGCCATCACGCGGCCCTGCTCGATTCGACCATCATTTACGATCGCGATTATGGCTATGATTACTTCGGTTACAAAACGCTGGAGAAGTCGTATCTGCTGAAGATCGATGGCCGGATTGCCGAACGTCCGCAGCACATGCTGATGCGCGTTGCGGTTGGTATCCACATGGACGATATTGACGCGGCCATCGAAACCTACAACCTGCTGTCGGAGAAGTGGTTCACGCACGCGACACCGACCCTGTTCAACGCTGGAACGCCAAAACCACAGATGTCGAGCTGCTTCCTGCTGACGATGAAGGACGATTCGATCGACGGAATCTACGACACACTGAAGCAAACGGCCAAAATCTCGCAATCGGCGGGGGGGATCGGACTGAGCATTCACAATGTTCGGGCAACCGGTACGTACATTAAGGGTACCAACGGTACATCGAACGGAATTGTGCCCATGCTACGGGTCTTCAACGATACCGCTCGTTACGTGGATCAGGGAGGTGGTAAACGCAAGGGTTCATTTGCGATCTATCTGGAACCCTGGCATGCTGACATTTATGACTTCCTGGATCTGAAAAAGAATTCGGGGAAGGAAGAAGGCCGGGCTCGTGATCTGTTCTACGCGCTCTGGACGCCCGATCTGTTCATGAAACGGGTGGAAGACAACGATGTCTGGTCGCTGTTTTGCCCCCACGAGTGCCCCGGCCTGGCCGATTGCTACGGTGACGAGTTTGAAGCCCTTTACACTCGTTACGAGCGCGAAGGACGTGCCCGCCGGACCATAAAAGCGCAGGATCTATGGTATAAGATTCTGGAATCGCAGACTGAAACCGGAACGCCGTACATGCTGTACAAGGATGCGGCCAACAAAAAATCGAACCAGAAGAACCTCGGCACGATCAAGTCGTCGAACCTTTGCACCGAGATCATTGAATATACTGCTCCTGACGAAGTAGCCGTTTGTAACCTTGCGTCGATTGCCCTGCCGAAATTCATCGCGCGTGGTACTGATGGCGTGATGCGGTTTGATCACCAGAAGTTATACGAGGTCACGAAAACGGCCACGCGTAACCTCAACAAGATCATTGATATCAATTACTATCCCGTTGAGGAAGCTCGTCGGAGCAACATGCGCCACCGGCCAATTGGTATTGGTGTGCAGGGGCTGGCCGATGCGTTTATCATGCTGCGGATGCCGTTCGAATCGGACGAAGCCCGTCGCCTGAACGAAGATATCTTCGAGACGATCTACTTCGGTGCCATGACGTCGTCGATGGAGCAGGCAAAAGAAGAAGGTCCGTACGAAACCTGGAAAGGGTCGCCGATTTCGCAGGGCGTTTTCCAGTTCGATATGTGGGGAGTAAAACCAAAATCGAATCGCTGGGATTGGGAAAGCCTGCGCAAAGACGTCGTTGAACATGGCGTTCGGAACTCGCTGCTGCTGGCACCGATGCCAACCGCATCGACCTCGCAAATTCTGGGTAACAACGAATGCTTCGAGCCCTATACAAGCAACATCTACACGCGTCGGGTGCTATCGGGCGAGTTCGTTGTGGTGAACAAGCATCTGCTGAAGGACCTCGTGAAACTGGGTCTGTGGAACGATGCCATGAAGAACAACCTGATTCTGGCCAACGGCTCGATCCAGTCGATTCCGAACATTCCGCAGAATATCAAAGACCTGTACAAAACGGTCTGGGAAATTAAGCAGAAGCATATTATCGATATGGCCGCCGACCGGGGTGCGTACATCTGTCAGTCGCAGTCGCTGAACATTCACATTCAGGATTCGAACTTCGGCAAACTGACATCGATGCACTTCTACGCCTGGAAAGCGGGTCTGAAAACGGGTATGTATTACCTGCGTACGAAAGCGGCTTCCGATGCGGTGAAGTTCACGGTGGTGCAACCACAGGCCGAGCCACAACTGGAGCCGGTTATGGTCGAAGCGGTAACGGTCGAAAAACCACTCGATTACGTCCAGTATGCCAAAGAGCACGCGCAGAACGCGGCTCCGGTTCCTGTACCGATGGTAACGGATCTTGAACAGCAATATGCCGCTATGACCTGCTCGCTGGACGATCCGGAAGGATGCGAAATGTGCGGTAGTTAG
- a CDS encoding M20/M25/M40 family metallo-hydrolase: MNRLPTNQLRGSKTILLTQRITLLVWLGCFLISLTISGQKLSPKKMDALVDRQLWPAIDELSAYVALPNDAVNADDIQKNIAWTEKALAKRGFQTTVLKTTSLPLVLAEKTYPKATKSVLFYFHLDGQPVRPAEWNQKDPFVTVIKEKTSTGEYKEVSDNLPKTTVNDEWRQFGRSTSDDKGPIIMMLTALDILQAEKQTPPFNVKIIIDTEEEKGSAGLKGALDAYKNKLQADYMIVMDGPMHSSNIPTLTFGCRGNAGFTMTTYGAITQQHSGHFGNYSPNPAYRLARLITSMKDEQGRVLIPGFYDGITFDEETKKIMAAVPDNKQDINKTLLIAEEEKVGNNYQESLQYPSLNIRGMKSAEIGKGAATIVPNEATALFDIRLVPETDGKRMVELVKKHIEQQGYTVLDHAPTSEERLKHDRIVFFDGNAGTPAFRTNINEPMGVWLRKAVTDGFGKEPVIIRIMGGTVPVVPFIQALNVPAVIVPLVNMDNNQHSPNENLRLGNLRTGIKTCLSILTAPLQERPIK, translated from the coding sequence ATGAACAGGCTACCAACGAATCAGCTACGCGGATCAAAAACAATTTTATTGACACAACGTATTACGCTTCTCGTCTGGCTTGGCTGCTTCCTGATTTCGCTGACTATTTCCGGACAGAAATTGAGTCCGAAGAAAATGGATGCGCTCGTCGACAGGCAGTTGTGGCCCGCGATCGATGAACTTAGCGCGTATGTGGCCTTGCCAAACGATGCGGTGAACGCGGATGATATTCAAAAAAATATAGCGTGGACTGAGAAAGCACTGGCCAAACGCGGCTTTCAGACGACGGTCCTCAAAACGACCAGTTTACCGCTGGTACTGGCCGAAAAGACCTATCCCAAAGCGACCAAAAGTGTTCTGTTTTATTTTCACCTGGATGGTCAACCGGTACGGCCCGCTGAATGGAACCAGAAAGACCCATTTGTGACCGTGATCAAAGAAAAGACCAGTACGGGTGAGTATAAGGAGGTAAGCGATAATTTACCCAAAACGACTGTCAATGACGAATGGCGGCAGTTCGGGCGGTCGACATCGGACGACAAAGGGCCAATCATTATGATGCTGACCGCGCTCGATATTCTTCAGGCCGAGAAGCAAACTCCACCGTTCAACGTTAAAATCATTATCGACACGGAGGAAGAAAAAGGGTCGGCGGGGCTGAAAGGGGCGCTGGATGCGTACAAGAACAAATTACAGGCCGATTACATGATCGTGATGGATGGCCCTATGCATTCATCGAACATTCCAACGCTCACGTTCGGCTGCCGGGGAAATGCCGGTTTTACGATGACTACCTACGGGGCTATCACGCAACAGCACAGCGGCCATTTCGGTAATTATTCCCCGAATCCGGCGTATCGGCTGGCCCGCCTGATCACATCCATGAAGGACGAACAGGGACGGGTGCTGATTCCGGGGTTTTACGATGGCATTACGTTTGACGAGGAAACGAAAAAGATCATGGCTGCCGTGCCGGATAACAAACAGGATATCAATAAAACACTGCTCATCGCCGAAGAGGAAAAAGTGGGGAATAACTACCAGGAATCGCTCCAATACCCATCGCTCAATATTCGGGGCATGAAGTCAGCTGAGATTGGCAAAGGTGCTGCAACCATTGTGCCTAACGAAGCCACTGCGCTGTTCGACATCCGGCTGGTTCCTGAAACCGACGGTAAACGGATGGTTGAATTGGTCAAAAAGCACATCGAGCAACAAGGTTATACCGTGTTGGATCACGCACCAACGTCTGAGGAACGGCTAAAGCATGACCGGATCGTTTTTTTTGACGGTAATGCCGGAACACCCGCTTTCCGGACCAATATTAATGAGCCGATGGGGGTCTGGCTCCGCAAAGCCGTTACGGATGGTTTCGGGAAAGAGCCGGTCATTATTCGGATCATGGGCGGAACGGTTCCGGTCGTGCCGTTCATTCAGGCGTTGAACGTACCCGCCGTCATCGTGCCGCTGGTCAATATGGATAACAACCAGCACAGCCCCAACGAAAATCTGCGGCTCGGTAACCTGCGGACGGGCATAAAAACCTGTTTATCCATTCTTACCGCTCCGCTTCAGGAACGACCCATCAAGTAG
- a CDS encoding ABC transporter substrate-binding protein, with translation MKACSFLPAATQMVYDMGLQDLLHGVTFECPELSRAEKTILVRCVLEGHDYSSEEIDRIFSASKAEGRSLYYVEEEKLHQIAPDVIFTQDVCEVCQIDTKCTQAVLDRLPDMPTVVALTPQSLTDVFDTAITIATALGHEEAAYTYLHGLRTRIDAVIDRLRAGRVLPKRVMIMEWMAPIYNCGHWIPHQIAYAGGIDMLGNPSGDSIVTPWEKVRRYDPEVLIIAPCGFTTERTLQELPLLEQQPGWHELRAVKDGAVFVADYDLFTQPSAATLVDGIELLAACFHPTLFTVPSALQSKVHDVYPAPATTLSSSGHGWRAER, from the coding sequence ATGAAAGCTTGCTCATTTCTCCCTGCTGCCACCCAGATGGTCTATGACATGGGTCTCCAGGATTTGTTGCATGGCGTCACCTTCGAATGTCCGGAGCTATCGCGTGCTGAGAAGACAATTCTGGTACGCTGCGTGCTGGAAGGACACGACTATTCCAGCGAAGAGATCGACCGGATTTTCTCGGCATCCAAAGCCGAAGGACGAAGTTTGTATTACGTTGAGGAAGAGAAACTGCACCAGATTGCTCCCGACGTTATTTTTACGCAGGACGTTTGTGAGGTGTGCCAGATCGACACCAAGTGCACCCAGGCTGTGCTGGATCGGTTGCCCGACATGCCGACCGTGGTTGCCCTGACACCCCAGAGCCTGACCGACGTATTCGATACGGCCATAACTATTGCGACCGCTCTGGGCCACGAAGAAGCGGCTTACACGTATCTGCATGGGTTGCGCACCCGCATCGACGCGGTGATTGACCGGCTCCGGGCGGGACGTGTGCTACCCAAGCGCGTAATGATTATGGAGTGGATGGCCCCGATCTACAACTGTGGCCACTGGATTCCACATCAGATCGCTTACGCGGGCGGCATCGACATGTTGGGCAATCCGTCAGGTGACAGCATCGTTACGCCCTGGGAAAAAGTGCGCCGGTACGATCCGGAAGTATTGATCATTGCGCCCTGCGGTTTCACGACGGAGCGCACCCTACAGGAATTACCCCTGCTCGAACAGCAACCCGGCTGGCATGAACTGCGTGCGGTTAAAGACGGTGCCGTTTTCGTCGCAGACTACGACCTATTCACGCAGCCATCGGCGGCTACGCTGGTCGACGGGATCGAACTGCTGGCAGCCTGTTTTCACCCCACTTTGTTCACGGTTCCTTCTGCTTTACAATCGAAAGTTCATGATGTCTACCCCGCCCCGGCAACAACCCTATCTTCATCTGGTCACGGGTGGCGCGCGGAGCGGTAA
- a CDS encoding Dph6-related ATP pyrophosphatase, with amino-acid sequence MNKAIMNWSGGKDSALALWRVLQTKTFQIETLLTTLNAANHRISMHGVSEELLDAQARRLGLPQTKLYLPEESAMAEYEQRMATTLEPLIAAGATHAIFGDIFLEDLRQWRETQLATRKLTGVFPLWQIPSLQLLDEFWSAGFSTIVVSVNSQHLDESFCGRILDQSFVDDLPAGVDPCGENGEFHTFVYRAPYFSAPIDVHVVNTVAKTYTFKTATGEQTTSTYYFADLQLI; translated from the coding sequence ATGAACAAGGCAATTATGAACTGGTCTGGTGGTAAAGACTCGGCCCTGGCCTTGTGGCGCGTACTTCAGACCAAAACGTTTCAGATCGAAACACTGCTAACAACGCTGAACGCGGCCAACCATCGCATTTCGATGCATGGCGTATCGGAAGAATTACTCGATGCGCAGGCCCGTCGGCTGGGACTACCCCAGACGAAACTTTATCTGCCCGAAGAGAGTGCCATGGCTGAGTACGAACAGCGAATGGCTACGACACTTGAGCCGCTGATCGCTGCGGGAGCCACGCACGCTATTTTTGGCGATATCTTTCTGGAAGACCTGCGGCAATGGCGGGAAACCCAACTCGCTACCCGGAAGCTGACGGGTGTATTTCCGCTCTGGCAGATTCCCTCTCTCCAACTGCTGGATGAGTTCTGGAGCGCGGGCTTTTCCACGATTGTTGTCAGCGTAAATAGTCAGCATCTGGACGAGTCATTTTGCGGACGTATTCTCGATCAGTCCTTTGTAGACGACCTGCCAGCTGGCGTCGATCCGTGTGGAGAAAATGGGGAGTTTCACACCTTTGTCTACCGGGCTCCCTATTTTTCAGCACCCATCGACGTTCACGTTGTTAATACAGTCGCAAAAACGTACACATTCAAGACCGCTACTGGCGAACAAACGACATCAACGTACTATTTTGCTGATCTTCAGCTAATTTGA
- a CDS encoding TonB-dependent receptor plug domain-containing protein produces the protein MMSKISTLLSAALAVSSLSALAQENPQPASSRPVQLDAVTVTANKTEQKLSQTGKVVTVLSDSVLQRYATQTVSELLSRQAGLQIVGSNGPLGTNPDIYLRGASSGNTLILLDGLPVYDPSGTSNTFDLNLLTVGECDRIEILRGAQSTSYGSDAVAGVINIFTKRGSNAAGNKPFGVNASLNYGTYKTFRGTVGVNGQTSRLSYNVQYTRLSSAGFSAATDRIGTQNFDNDGYKQNALVANLTLQLSSRLSWKLQGLTTGYTADIDNGAFADEKDYTYKNTFKRFATGFEYKHAHGRLMLNYGISDSRRTYKNDSTSVEANASERYSYQEYGGVTHFLEAYHNLKLGSWGEILTGVDYRFSNTDQSYLSISQYGPYQSPPIGADTARIGQLGIYATGILTPYRGLSVELGGRYSRNSLYGNVFTYSFNPSYLVSDRIKLFVNLSSGFRAPTLYQLFSPYGNKALRPEYSWSTEAGVQLFTRSRNAWVRAVYFDRQIKDVLFFESLNTAPYGRYINFDRQHDHGVELEAQAEVNKLTFTGNVLFLTGAVKTNTAGRDTTYNNLFRRPKTQLNLSVGYRVVPTLFVSATLRSIGDRTDRFFNNETFRTDNVTLAAYTTIDLYVEGKITPQLRLYADVRNLFDQTYYDIYGYNTRRRNATVGLRFTL, from the coding sequence ATGATGAGCAAAATCAGTACCTTATTGTCGGCCGCTCTGGCCGTATCAAGCCTGTCCGCTTTGGCGCAGGAAAATCCCCAACCCGCTTCGTCGCGACCGGTTCAGCTGGATGCCGTTACCGTTACCGCCAACAAAACGGAACAGAAACTGTCGCAAACCGGCAAGGTCGTCACCGTACTATCCGACTCCGTCTTACAGCGTTACGCGACTCAGACCGTGAGCGAACTCTTGTCACGGCAGGCCGGTCTGCAAATTGTAGGGTCGAATGGACCATTGGGCACCAACCCGGACATTTACCTGCGGGGCGCTTCGTCCGGCAACACCCTGATTCTACTCGATGGTCTGCCAGTGTATGACCCATCCGGAACGTCCAACACGTTCGACCTGAATTTACTGACCGTGGGCGAATGCGATCGCATTGAGATTCTTCGGGGGGCGCAATCAACCAGTTACGGGTCTGATGCTGTAGCCGGAGTCATCAACATTTTTACGAAGCGGGGTAGCAATGCAGCTGGCAATAAACCATTCGGCGTGAATGCTTCCCTCAACTACGGAACGTATAAAACCTTCCGGGGAACGGTTGGCGTGAACGGTCAGACAAGCCGGTTATCGTATAACGTTCAGTACACGCGCTTATCATCGGCGGGTTTTTCGGCGGCTACCGACCGAATCGGTACTCAGAATTTCGACAACGATGGCTACAAACAGAACGCGCTGGTGGCGAACCTGACGTTGCAACTATCATCCCGGTTGAGCTGGAAATTGCAGGGGTTAACGACGGGCTATACGGCGGATATTGACAACGGAGCGTTTGCCGACGAAAAAGATTATACGTATAAGAACACGTTTAAGCGGTTTGCGACGGGGTTCGAGTATAAACACGCCCACGGACGGCTGATGCTTAATTACGGAATCAGCGACAGTCGCCGGACGTACAAAAACGATTCGACGAGTGTGGAAGCGAACGCATCCGAACGTTATTCGTATCAGGAATACGGCGGAGTGACTCATTTCCTTGAAGCGTATCACAACCTGAAATTGGGTTCGTGGGGTGAAATCCTGACGGGCGTAGATTACCGATTCAGCAATACCGACCAATCGTATTTATCGATCAGCCAGTATGGGCCCTACCAGTCGCCACCGATTGGTGCTGATACCGCCCGCATTGGCCAGCTTGGTATTTACGCTACCGGTATCCTGACGCCCTACCGCGGTCTTTCGGTCGAGCTGGGTGGTCGCTACAGCCGCAACTCGTTGTACGGCAACGTATTCACGTATTCGTTCAACCCGTCGTATCTGGTGTCTGACCGGATCAAGCTGTTCGTTAACCTGTCGTCGGGTTTCCGGGCACCTACGCTGTACCAGCTTTTCTCGCCTTACGGCAACAAGGCCCTTCGTCCTGAATATAGCTGGTCTACCGAAGCGGGGGTTCAGCTGTTTACCCGCAGCCGCAATGCCTGGGTTCGCGCCGTGTATTTTGACCGGCAGATCAAGGACGTGCTGTTCTTCGAGTCACTGAACACGGCTCCTTATGGCCGTTACATCAACTTCGACCGGCAGCACGACCACGGCGTTGAGCTGGAAGCACAGGCCGAAGTAAACAAACTGACCTTCACGGGTAACGTTCTGTTTCTGACCGGTGCCGTAAAAACGAACACGGCTGGCCGCGATACGACGTACAATAACCTGTTCCGGCGACCTAAAACGCAGCTAAACCTAAGCGTTGGCTACCGCGTTGTTCCAACCCTGTTCGTTTCAGCAACGTTGCGCTCGATTGGCGATCGGACCGACCGGTTTTTCAACAACGAGACATTTCGCACGGACAACGTAACGCTGGCGGCTTACACGACGATCGATCTGTATGTGGAAGGAAAAATTACGCCACAATTGCGTCTTTATGCCGACGTTCGCAACCTGTTTGACCAAACCTATTACGATATTTACGGGTACAATACCCGCCGTCGGAATGCAACCGTCGGGCTCCGGTTCACTTTGTAA